A section of the Corvus hawaiiensis isolate bCorHaw1 chromosome 16, bCorHaw1.pri.cur, whole genome shotgun sequence genome encodes:
- the LOC125334335 gene encoding GRB2-related adapter protein isoform X4, producing the protein MESVALYSFQATEKDELPFQKGDTLKILNMEDDQNWYKAELFGCEGFVPKNYIKVKPHPWYAGRISRQLAEERLLKRNHLGAFLVRDSESTPGEFSLSVSYGKHVQHFKVLRERNGKYFLWEEKFNSLNELVDFYRMTTVSKEQQIFLRDEDRTEEEKGPCLQQVLPVQLDPPGDAWNGEDQPARPQKPVPAHRGCTQFGD; encoded by the exons ATGGAGTCGGTGGCCCTGTACAGCTTCCAGGCGACGGAGAAGGACGAGCTGCCCTTCCAGAAAGGGGACACCCTGAAG ATCCTCAACATGGAAGATGACCAGAACTGGTACAAGGCTGAGCTGTTCGGCTGCGAGGGCTTTGTCCCCAAGAACTACATCAAGGTCAAGCCACACCC GTGGTACGCGGGCAGGATCTCccggcagctggcagaggagcgGCTGCTCAAGCGCAATCACCTGGGAGCCTTTCTGGTCCGCGACAGCGAGAGCACCCCGGGCGAGTTCTCCCTCTCCGTCAG CTACGGGAAGCACGTCCAGCACTTCAAGGTGCTCCGGGAGAGGAATGGCAAATATTTCCTCTGGGAGGAAAAGTTCAACTCCCTCAATGAGCTGGTGGATTTCTACAGGATGACCACGGTCTCCAAAGAGCAGCAGATTTTCCTGCGGGACGAGGACCGGACGGAGGAG GAAAAGGGGCCGTGTctgcagcaggtgctgcctgtccAGCTGGATCCACCCGGAGACGCCTGGAATGGTGAGGACCAACCTGCTCGGCCACAGAAACCTGTGCCTGCACACAGGGGCTGCACCCAATTTGGGGACTAA
- the LOC125334335 gene encoding GRB2-related adapter protein isoform X2: protein MESVALYSFQATEKDELPFQKGDTLKILNMEDDQNWYKAELFGCEGFVPKNYIKVKPHPWYAGRISRQLAEERLLKRNHLGAFLVRDSESTPGEFSLSVSYGKHVQHFKVLRERNGKYFLWEEKFNSLNELVDFYRMTTVSKEQQIFLRDEDRTEEAPQGWSSSHSGTVSPSPWGPRQCYPVLGVGRRGPLSSHQPLPSASLQRQRPRFVQAQFDFSAQEGSQLPFLRGDIIEVLDCPNPNWWQGKISGRVGLFPRSYVHPIHK from the exons ATGGAGTCGGTGGCCCTGTACAGCTTCCAGGCGACGGAGAAGGACGAGCTGCCCTTCCAGAAAGGGGACACCCTGAAG ATCCTCAACATGGAAGATGACCAGAACTGGTACAAGGCTGAGCTGTTCGGCTGCGAGGGCTTTGTCCCCAAGAACTACATCAAGGTCAAGCCACACCC GTGGTACGCGGGCAGGATCTCccggcagctggcagaggagcgGCTGCTCAAGCGCAATCACCTGGGAGCCTTTCTGGTCCGCGACAGCGAGAGCACCCCGGGCGAGTTCTCCCTCTCCGTCAG CTACGGGAAGCACGTCCAGCACTTCAAGGTGCTCCGGGAGAGGAATGGCAAATATTTCCTCTGGGAGGAAAAGTTCAACTCCCTCAATGAGCTGGTGGATTTCTACAGGATGACCACGGTCTCCAAAGAGCAGCAGATTTTCCTGCGGGACGAGGACCGGACGGAGGAG GCACCCCAAGGCTGGTCCTCGTCCCACAGTGGCACAGTGTCCCCATCACCCTGGGGACCCAGGCAGTGCTACCCAGTGCTGGGGGTTGGCAGACGGGGACCCCTCTCCTCCCACCAACCCCTGCCCTCGGCTTCCCTCCAGAGGCAGAGACCCCGATTCGTGCAAGCCCAGTTCGACTTCTCAGCCCAGGAGGGCTCTCAGCTGCCCTTCCTCCGCGGGGACATCATCGAGGTCCTGGACTGCCCCAACCCCAACTGGTGGCAGGGGAAGATCTCCGGCCGCGTCGGGCTCTTCCCCCGCAGCTACGTCCACCCCATCCACAAGTGA
- the LOC125334335 gene encoding GRB2-related adapter protein isoform X3, which produces MESVALYSFQATEKDELPFQKGDTLKILNMEDDQNWYKAELFGCEGFVPKNYIKVKPHPWYAGRISRQLAEERLLKRNHLGAFLVRDSESTPGEFSLSVSYGKHVQHFKVLRERNGKYFLWEEKFNSLNELVDFYRMTTVSKEQQIFLRDEDRTEERQRPRFVQAQFDFSAQEGSQLPFLRGDIIEVLDCPNPNWWQGKISGRVGLFPRSYVHPIHK; this is translated from the exons ATGGAGTCGGTGGCCCTGTACAGCTTCCAGGCGACGGAGAAGGACGAGCTGCCCTTCCAGAAAGGGGACACCCTGAAG ATCCTCAACATGGAAGATGACCAGAACTGGTACAAGGCTGAGCTGTTCGGCTGCGAGGGCTTTGTCCCCAAGAACTACATCAAGGTCAAGCCACACCC GTGGTACGCGGGCAGGATCTCccggcagctggcagaggagcgGCTGCTCAAGCGCAATCACCTGGGAGCCTTTCTGGTCCGCGACAGCGAGAGCACCCCGGGCGAGTTCTCCCTCTCCGTCAG CTACGGGAAGCACGTCCAGCACTTCAAGGTGCTCCGGGAGAGGAATGGCAAATATTTCCTCTGGGAGGAAAAGTTCAACTCCCTCAATGAGCTGGTGGATTTCTACAGGATGACCACGGTCTCCAAAGAGCAGCAGATTTTCCTGCGGGACGAGGACCGGACGGAGGAG AGGCAGAGACCCCGATTCGTGCAAGCCCAGTTCGACTTCTCAGCCCAGGAGGGCTCTCAGCTGCCCTTCCTCCGCGGGGACATCATCGAGGTCCTGGACTGCCCCAACCCCAACTGGTGGCAGGGGAAGATCTCCGGCCGCGTCGGGCTCTTCCCCCGCAGCTACGTCCACCCCATCCACAAGTGA
- the LOC125334335 gene encoding GRB2-related adapter protein isoform X1 gives MESVALYSFQATEKDELPFQKGDTLKILNMEDDQNWYKAELFGCEGFVPKNYIKVKPHPWYAGRISRQLAEERLLKRNHLGAFLVRDSESTPGEFSLSVSYGKHVQHFKVLRERNGKYFLWEEKFNSLNELVDFYRMTTVSKEQQIFLRDEDRTEEQAPQGWSSSHSGTVSPSPWGPRQCYPVLGVGRRGPLSSHQPLPSASLQRQRPRFVQAQFDFSAQEGSQLPFLRGDIIEVLDCPNPNWWQGKISGRVGLFPRSYVHPIHK, from the exons ATGGAGTCGGTGGCCCTGTACAGCTTCCAGGCGACGGAGAAGGACGAGCTGCCCTTCCAGAAAGGGGACACCCTGAAG ATCCTCAACATGGAAGATGACCAGAACTGGTACAAGGCTGAGCTGTTCGGCTGCGAGGGCTTTGTCCCCAAGAACTACATCAAGGTCAAGCCACACCC GTGGTACGCGGGCAGGATCTCccggcagctggcagaggagcgGCTGCTCAAGCGCAATCACCTGGGAGCCTTTCTGGTCCGCGACAGCGAGAGCACCCCGGGCGAGTTCTCCCTCTCCGTCAG CTACGGGAAGCACGTCCAGCACTTCAAGGTGCTCCGGGAGAGGAATGGCAAATATTTCCTCTGGGAGGAAAAGTTCAACTCCCTCAATGAGCTGGTGGATTTCTACAGGATGACCACGGTCTCCAAAGAGCAGCAGATTTTCCTGCGGGACGAGGACCGGACGGAGGAG CAGGCACCCCAAGGCTGGTCCTCGTCCCACAGTGGCACAGTGTCCCCATCACCCTGGGGACCCAGGCAGTGCTACCCAGTGCTGGGGGTTGGCAGACGGGGACCCCTCTCCTCCCACCAACCCCTGCCCTCGGCTTCCCTCCAGAGGCAGAGACCCCGATTCGTGCAAGCCCAGTTCGACTTCTCAGCCCAGGAGGGCTCTCAGCTGCCCTTCCTCCGCGGGGACATCATCGAGGTCCTGGACTGCCCCAACCCCAACTGGTGGCAGGGGAAGATCTCCGGCCGCGTCGGGCTCTTCCCCCGCAGCTACGTCCACCCCATCCACAAGTGA